A window of the Brassica napus cultivar Da-Ae chromosome C5, Da-Ae, whole genome shotgun sequence genome harbors these coding sequences:
- the LOC106425125 gene encoding thionin-like protein 2 yields MESKRVNIIFISMIVVMVMGNFVVQTQAQDTLSFRTCYPSCIDGCAVQKQLPKLLLCPFTCLLTCLSPPTSNIPSPPSQMFLARGIDHIDYFCKLGCATNHCASLSSLKNPNVDKVADCVDSCSDKCSNKN; encoded by the exons atggAAAGCAAAAGAGTGAACATAATATTCATTTCAATGATAGTAGTGATGGTAATGGGGAACTTTGTGGTTCAGACACAAGCTCAAGACACTCTATCTTTTAGAACTTGTTATCCAAGTTGTATTGATGGTTGTGCCGTTCAGAAGCAGTTACCAAAATTACTTTTGTGTCCATTCACTTGTCTCCTTACTTGTCTTTCTCCTCCAACATCAAATATTCCTTCTCCTCCTTCTCAAATGTTTTTGGCGAGGGGAATCGATCAtattgattacttttgcaagcTTGGTTGTGCTACTAATCATTGTGCTTCTCTTTCATCCCTCAAAAATCCGa ATGTAGACAAAGTTGCGGACTGTGTGGATTCATGCTCAGACAAGTGCTCCAACAAGAACTAA
- the LOC125575409 gene encoding thionin-like protein 2 isoform X1 — translation MESKRMTIMFITMMIVIGNFVVYTEAQAQANPFRSCFPGCIVSCAIEKRFPTGLMCPFTCLMTCLLPPTSNISSPPLQMILANKKIDHNDYFCKLGCATHHCLVLSSPQNSNVDKVVDCVDSCSDKCSNKS, via the exons atggAAAGCAAAAGAATGACCATAATGTTCATTACCATGATGATAGTCATTGGGAACTTTGTCGTTTATACAGAGGCTCAAGCTCAAGCTAATCCTTTTAGAAGTTGTTTTCCAGGTTGTATAGTGAGTTGTGCCATCGAGAAGAGGTTTCCCACTGGTTTGATGTGTCCATTCACTTGTCTCATGACTTGCCTTCTTCCTCCAACATCAAATATTTCTTCTCCTCCTTTACAAATGATTTTGGCAAACAAAAAAATCGATCATAATGATTATTTCTGTAAACTTGGTTGTGCTACTCATCATTGTCTTGTTCTTTCTTCTCCCCAAAATTCca ATGTAGACAAAGTTGTGGACTGTGTGGATTCATGCTCAGACAAGTGCTCCAACAAGAGCTAG
- the LOC125575409 gene encoding thionin-like protein 2 isoform X2, whose amino-acid sequence MESKRMTIMFITMMIVIGNFVVYTEAQAQANPFRTFTCLMTCLLPPTSNISSPPLQMILANKKIDHNDYFCKLGCATHHCLVLSSPQNSNVDKVVDCVDSCSDKCSNKS is encoded by the exons atggAAAGCAAAAGAATGACCATAATGTTCATTACCATGATGATAGTCATTGGGAACTTTGTCGTTTATACAGAGGCTCAAGCTCAAGCTAATCCTTTTAGAA CATTCACTTGTCTCATGACTTGCCTTCTTCCTCCAACATCAAATATTTCTTCTCCTCCTTTACAAATGATTTTGGCAAACAAAAAAATCGATCATAATGATTATTTCTGTAAACTTGGTTGTGCTACTCATCATTGTCTTGTTCTTTCTTCTCCCCAAAATTCca ATGTAGACAAAGTTGTGGACTGTGTGGATTCATGCTCAGACAAGTGCTCCAACAAGAGCTAG